One window of the Tachypleus tridentatus isolate NWPU-2018 chromosome 10, ASM421037v1, whole genome shotgun sequence genome contains the following:
- the LOC143230670 gene encoding GDP-D-glucose phosphorylase 1 isoform X2: MRNSLERKEFNYTKEEFVFQVPRSFIHRGTSKFDQVLQKKWETAMKNGYFRYHLDKLDTKVLPGKYGFIAQLNVKRAQERRKPQDVIDLKMPFNPDLFNFTKVKQHEVLLSLNPNQPIHLFLEDELPCHQVIINVSPLECCNCLLVPFVNSCLPQVVNESGLRLAVEMLLLSVDPSFRVGFNSLGAYASVNHYHFHLYYLSHHLFLETASVQHLNGLCYEVVDYPGKGFVFQLLKNSQLTVVLKSVMTIVKYLLDESIAHNIFITRGQRIDGKPDQYEMYEAVRIFVWARKSSFGEKNDEAFNPALCELGGHLPIKNERSFQSISETAVASVLEDVCSETFFRVRERIKQICDI, from the exons ATGAGGAATTCATTAGAAAGGAAAgaatttaattatacaaaagaggaatttgtttttcaagtaccAAGGAGTTTTATTCATAGAGGGACTTCAAAA tttGACCAAGTACTACAGAAAAAGTGGGAAACTGCAATGAAGAATGGATACTTCAGGTATCATCTAGATAAACTTGATACAAAAGTACTACCAGGAAAGTATGGATTTATTGCACAG ttAAATGTTAAACGTGCTCAAGAAAGAAGAAAACCACAAGATGTAATTGATTTAAAAATGCCATTTAATCCAGACCTATTCAACTTTACAAAGGTGAAACAACATGAG GTTCTCTTGTCATTAAATCCTAACCAG CCAATACACTTGTTTTTGGAAGATGAGCTGCCTTGTCATCAGGTCATCATTAATGTGAGCCCTTTAGAATGCTGCAACTGCCTTCTGGTACCCTTTGTAAACAGCTGTTTACCTCAG GTAGTTAATGAAAGTGGACTTCGGCTTGCTGTGGAAATGCTTCTGTTGAGTGTAGATCC ATCCTTTCGGGTTGGATTTAACAGTCTTGGAGCCTATGCATCTGTAAACCATTATCATTTTCACTTGTATTATCTTTCCCATCATCTTTTCCTTGAAACTGCC TCTGTTCAACATCTTAATGGTCTGTGCTATGAGGTGGTTGATTATCCTGGCAAGGGGTTTGTTTTTCAACTTCTAAAGAACAGTCAGCTTACAGTAGTTTTGAA GTCAGTAATGACAATTGTTAAGTATCTTCTCGATGAATCTATTGCACATAACATTTTTATCACCAGAGGACAGAGGATTGATGGAAAACCAGATCAATATGAAATGTATGAAGCTGTTAGAATTTTTGTTTGGGCAAGAAAATCTAGTTTTG GAGAAAAAAATGATGAAGCCTTCAATCCAGCTCTTTGTGAATTAGGAGGTCACCTACCAATAAAAA ATGAAAGAAGTTTTCAGAGCATTAGCGAGACTGCAGTAGCATCAGTTCTGGAAGATGTTTGTTCTGAAACTTTCTTCAGAGTTCGAGAACGCATT AAACAAATCTGTGATATTTGA
- the LOC143230670 gene encoding GDP-D-glucose phosphorylase 1 isoform X1 codes for MRNSLERKEFNYTKEEFVFQVPRSFIHRGTSKFDQVLQKKWETAMKNGYFRYHLDKLDTKVLPGKYGFIAQLNVKRAQERRKPQDVIDLKMPFNPDLFNFTKVKQHEVLLSLNPNQPIHLFLEDELPCHQVIINVSPLECCNCLLVPFVNSCLPQVVNESGLRLAVEMLLLSVDPSFRVGFNSLGAYASVNHYHFHLYYLSHHLFLETASVQHLNGLCYEVVDYPGKGFVFQLLKNSQLTVVLKSVMTIVKYLLDESIAHNIFITRGQRIDGKPDQYEMYEAVRIFVWARKSSFGEKNDEAFNPALCELGGHLPIKNERSFQSISETAVASVLEDVCSETFFRVRERIKQICDI; via the exons ATGAGGAATTCATTAGAAAGGAAAgaatttaattatacaaaagaggaatttgtttttcaagtaccAAGGAGTTTTATTCATAGAGGGACTTCAAAA tttGACCAAGTACTACAGAAAAAGTGGGAAACTGCAATGAAGAATGGATACTTCAGGTATCATCTAGATAAACTTGATACAAAAGTACTACCAGGAAAGTATGGATTTATTGCACAG ttAAATGTTAAACGTGCTCAAGAAAGAAGAAAACCACAAGATGTAATTGATTTAAAAATGCCATTTAATCCAGACCTATTCAACTTTACAAAGGTGAAACAACATGAG GTTCTCTTGTCATTAAATCCTAACCAG CCAATACACTTGTTTTTGGAAGATGAGCTGCCTTGTCATCAGGTCATCATTAATGTGAGCCCTTTAGAATGCTGCAACTGCCTTCTGGTACCCTTTGTAAACAGCTGTTTACCTCAG GTAGTTAATGAAAGTGGACTTCGGCTTGCTGTGGAAATGCTTCTGTTGAGTGTAGATCC ATCCTTTCGGGTTGGATTTAACAGTCTTGGAGCCTATGCATCTGTAAACCATTATCATTTTCACTTGTATTATCTTTCCCATCATCTTTTCCTTGAAACTGCC TCTGTTCAACATCTTAATGGTCTGTGCTATGAGGTGGTTGATTATCCTGGCAAGGGGTTTGTTTTTCAACTTCTAAAGAACAGTCAGCTTACAGTAGTTTTGAA GTCAGTAATGACAATTGTTAAGTATCTTCTCGATGAATCTATTGCACATAACATTTTTATCACCAGAGGACAGAGGATTGATGGAAAACCAGATCAATATGAAATGTATGAAGCTGTTAGAATTTTTGTTTGGGCAAGAAAATCTAGTTTTG GAGAAAAAAATGATGAAGCCTTCAATCCAGCTCTTTGTGAATTAGGAGGTCACCTACCAATAAAAA ATGAAAGAAGTTTTCAGAGCATTAGCGAGACTGCAGTAGCATCAGTTCTGGAAGATGTTTGTTCTGAAACTTTCTTCAGAGTTCGAGAACGCATTAAACAAATCTGTGATATTTGA
- the LOC143230670 gene encoding GDP-D-glucose phosphorylase 1 isoform X3, protein MRNSLERKEFNYTKEEFVFQVPRSFIHRGTSKFDQVLQKKWETAMKNGYFRYHLDKLDTKVLPGKYGFIAQLNVKRAQERRKPQDVIDLKMPFNPDLFNFTKVKQHEVLLSLNPNQPIHLFLEDELPCHQVIINVSPLECCNCLLVPFVNSCLPQVVNESGLRLAVEMLLLSVDPSFRVGFNSLGAYASVNHYHFHLYYLSHHLFLETASVQHLNGLCYEVVDYPGKGFVFQLLKNSQLTVVLKGQRIDGKPDQYEMYEAVRIFVWARKSSFGEKNDEAFNPALCELGGHLPIKNERSFQSISETAVASVLEDVCSETFFRVRERIKQICDI, encoded by the exons ATGAGGAATTCATTAGAAAGGAAAgaatttaattatacaaaagaggaatttgtttttcaagtaccAAGGAGTTTTATTCATAGAGGGACTTCAAAA tttGACCAAGTACTACAGAAAAAGTGGGAAACTGCAATGAAGAATGGATACTTCAGGTATCATCTAGATAAACTTGATACAAAAGTACTACCAGGAAAGTATGGATTTATTGCACAG ttAAATGTTAAACGTGCTCAAGAAAGAAGAAAACCACAAGATGTAATTGATTTAAAAATGCCATTTAATCCAGACCTATTCAACTTTACAAAGGTGAAACAACATGAG GTTCTCTTGTCATTAAATCCTAACCAG CCAATACACTTGTTTTTGGAAGATGAGCTGCCTTGTCATCAGGTCATCATTAATGTGAGCCCTTTAGAATGCTGCAACTGCCTTCTGGTACCCTTTGTAAACAGCTGTTTACCTCAG GTAGTTAATGAAAGTGGACTTCGGCTTGCTGTGGAAATGCTTCTGTTGAGTGTAGATCC ATCCTTTCGGGTTGGATTTAACAGTCTTGGAGCCTATGCATCTGTAAACCATTATCATTTTCACTTGTATTATCTTTCCCATCATCTTTTCCTTGAAACTGCC TCTGTTCAACATCTTAATGGTCTGTGCTATGAGGTGGTTGATTATCCTGGCAAGGGGTTTGTTTTTCAACTTCTAAAGAACAGTCAGCTTACAGTAGTTTTGAA AGGACAGAGGATTGATGGAAAACCAGATCAATATGAAATGTATGAAGCTGTTAGAATTTTTGTTTGGGCAAGAAAATCTAGTTTTG GAGAAAAAAATGATGAAGCCTTCAATCCAGCTCTTTGTGAATTAGGAGGTCACCTACCAATAAAAA ATGAAAGAAGTTTTCAGAGCATTAGCGAGACTGCAGTAGCATCAGTTCTGGAAGATGTTTGTTCTGAAACTTTCTTCAGAGTTCGAGAACGCATTAAACAAATCTGTGATATTTGA